Proteins encoded by one window of Glycine soja cultivar W05 chromosome 15, ASM419377v2, whole genome shotgun sequence:
- the LOC114385810 gene encoding helicase-like transcription factor CHR28 isoform X2 → MMSNEEFDYSYLSDDDGDVADDDKLCIDLDTVMSVLDEDADPSESSPEDFSLKNISPGESGIHDNFLLQNGNSVLECEHENQGPSSQTFSSPNALAGGFRDSSMLESDEFCFTEMTGVSNCETPAYIADRRFPVPEANSSSVAVCGDNLNLPLWKCENDSQIKHIGYDAQSEHASHGSIIENIDLNFGDYETYMEDIIGLSGKQENDSCTSFEMSFVDADRSSRVATSTDSSICQGSNVPNDFSDYYPSLNCYQGMDDRPVVANSSGCLPNGVYPHVRKNEEMVRNMKVAKMELFADTSSGMHSSINGGISFQDSQFRFADSKYASSFPGNVLFEDNASVELSTCGSYISREGQSLTVKAERDELIMPYQNSVHSDDAEFNVGQEMKQLPGIFPAVGCQGNDFFKCRDKVTIVTSQKAKYYQDGIDGAANNFQANMGNLNLKPLDKSLYNAQISIASGKQYNCVMSEGEGKAIEHRSIDSQLSKGSIERSIIEDDSDVCIIEDISHPAPISRSTVLGNSLITSQSSRGGYTHSYMVGSMGPKARDEQYILRVALQDLSQPKSEVSPPDGLLAVPLLRHQRIALSWMVQKETSSLYCSGGILADDQGLGKTVSTIGLILKERPPLLNKCNNAQKSELETLNLDADDDQLPENGIVKNESNMCQVSSRNPNQNMNLLLHAKGRPSAGTLIVCPTSVLRQWAEELHNKVTCKAKLSVLVYHGSNRTKDPHELAKYDVVLTTYSIVSMEVPKQPLVDKDDEEKGTYDDHAVSSKKRKCPPSSKSGKKGLDSAMLEAVARPLAKVAWFRVVLDEAQSIKNHRTQVARACWGLRAKRRWCLSGTPIQNAIDDLYSYFRFLRYDPYAVYTSFCSTIKIPISRSPSKGYRKLQAVLKTIMLRRTKATLLDGEPIISLPPKSVELKKVEFSPEERDFYSRLEADSRAQFQEYADAGTVKQNYVNILLMLLRLRQACDHPLLVKRYNSNSLWKSSVEMAKKLPQEKRLCLLKCLEASLALCGICNDPPEDAVVSVCGHVFCNQCICEYLTGDDNQCPAPNCKTRLSTPSVFSKVTLNSSFSDQPCDNLPDYSGCEVEESEFCSQAQPYDSSKIKAALEVLQSLSKPQCFASQNNSVQSTSGESTDGLGSSSSADRMKSLNEIPESQNVLEERSSNNSVGVGEKAIVFSQWTRMLDILEACLKNSSIQYRRLDGTMSVTARDKAVKDFNTLPEVSVMIMSLKAASLGLNMVAACHVLMLDLWWNPTTEDQAIDRAHRIGQTRPVTVLRLTVRDTVEDRILALQQKKRKMVASAFGEDGTGGCQSRLTVDDLKYLFMM, encoded by the exons ATGATGTCAAACGAGGAATTCGATTACTCGTACCTATCGGACGACGACGGAGACGTCGCCGATGACGATAAGCTCTGCATCGATCTGGACACAGTTATGAGCGTTCTGGACGAGGACGCCGATCCTTCCGAG AGTAGTCCTGAGgatttttcattgaaaaatatttctcCCGGTGAATCTGGCATCCATGATAATTTTCTACTTCAAAATG GGAATTCTGTCCTTGAATGTGAACATGAAAACCAGGGACCTTCATCACAGACTTTTTCATCCCCAAATGCTCTTGCTGGTGGTTTCAGGGACTCCTCCATGCTTGAAAGTGATGAATTTTGCTTCACAGAAATGACAGGAGTTTCTAATTGTGAGACACCTGCTTACATTGCAGACAGAAGGTTCCCTGTTCCTGAGGCGAATTCAAGCAGCGTAGCTGTCTGTGGAGATAATTTGAACCTGCCTCTGTGGAAGTGTGAAAATGACAGCCAAATCAAGCATATAGGATATGATGCACAATCTGAAC ATGCTTCACATGGTTCTATCATTGAAAATATTGACTTAAATTTTGGAGATTATGAAACCTATATGGAAGACATTATTGGACTTTCTGGTAAACAGGAAAATGACTCGTGTACATCTTTTGAAATGTCGTTTGTGGATGCTGATAGATCTTCACGTGTTGCAACTTCAACTGATTCTTCTATTTGTCAAGGTTCCAATGTTCCCAATGATTTTAGTGACTATTATCCATCTTTGAATTGTTACCAAGGTATGGATGATAGACCTGTTGTTGCCAACAGTTCTGGTTGTTTGCCTAATGGTGTTTATCCTCATGTgcggaaaaatgaagaaatggtGAGGAACATGAAGGTTGCTAAAATGGAGTTATTTGCCGATACAAGTAGTGGCATGCATTCCAGCATTAATGGTGGAATATCTTTTCAAGATAGTCAATTTAGGTTTGCAGATAGTAAATATGCATCATCTTTTCCTGGTAATGTTCTATTTGAAGACAACGCGTCAGTGGAACTTTCAACTTGTGGTTCATATATTTCAAGAGAAGGCCAATCACTTACTGTCAAAGCCGAAAGAGATGAACTGATTATGCCTTACCAAAACTCTGTTCACAGTGATGATGCTGAGTTCAATGTAGGTCAAGAGATGAAACAACTACCTGGTATTTTCCCTGCTGTTGGATGTCAGGGTAATGATTTCTTTAAGTGCAGGGATAAGGTTACAATTGTAACAAGTCAGAAAGCCAAATATTATCAAGATGGTATTGATGGAGCTGCCAATAACTTTCAAGCAAACatgggaaatttgaatttaaaaccaTTAGACAAATCTTTGTATAATGCCCAGATATCTATTGCCAGTGGGAAGCAGTATAATTGTGTTATGAGTGAAGGAGAGGGCAAAGCAATTGAACATAGAAGTATTGATTCTCAGCtttcaaaaggaagcattgagaGATCCATTATTGAGGATGATTCTGATGTTTGCATTATTGAAGACATCAGTCACCCTGCACCTATAAGTCGATCAACAGTGCTTGGGAATTCCCTTATTACATCACAATCTTCTAGAGGTGGTTATACACATTCTTATATGGTGGGAAGTATGGGGCCCAAGGCGCGTGACGAGCAGTACATATTACGAGTTGCATTGCAG GATCTATCCCAACCGAAGTCAGAGGTTAGTCCACCAGATGGTCTGCTGGCAGTTCCTCTTTTACGACATCAG AGAATTGCTTTATCATGGATGGTTCAGAAGGAAACATCAAGTTTATACTGTTCTGGGGGAATTCTTGCAGATGATCAG GGTCTTGGGAAAACAGTGTCGACCATTGGTTTAATATTAAAGGAAAGACCTCCATTGCTGAATAAGTGCAACAATGCCCAAAAAAGTGAATTAGAAACTTTGAATCTGGATGCAGATGATGATCAGCTTCCTGAGAATGGCATAGTGAAGAACGAATCTAATATGTGTCAGGTGTCTAGTAGAAATCCAAACCAGAACATGAATTTGTTATTGCATGCGAAGGGAAGGCCATCTGCAGGAACCCTTATTGTTTGTCCAACTAGTGTCCTGCGGCAATGGGCTGAGGAGTTGCACAATAAGGTAACCTGCAAAGCAAAACTCTCTGTCCTAGTATATCATGGAAGCAATCGAACCAAAGATCCTCATGAGCTTGCCAAGTATGATGTTGTTCTGACGACTTATTCAATTGTCAGCATGGAGGTTCCTAAGCAGCCTCTAgttgacaaagatgatgaagaAAAAGGAACTTATGATGATCATGCAGTATCAAGTAAGAAAAGGAAATGCCCTCCTAGTTCTAAAAGTGGAAAGAAGGGATTGGACAGTGCGATGCTTGAGGCTGTTGCTCGTCCTCTTGCAAAAGTGGCTTGGTTTAGAGTTGTCCTGGATGAGGCCCAGAGTATAAAGAATCACAGAACTCAAGTTGCAAGGGCCTGTTGGGGTCTTCGAGCCAAGCGTAGATGGTGCTTGTCAGGGACTCCTATCCAGAATGCAATTGATGATCTCTACAGTTACTTTAGATTTTTAAGATACGATCCTTATGCTGTGTACACATCATTCTGTTCCACAATTAAGATCCCTATCAGCAGAAGTCCATCAAAAGGATACAGAAAGCTACAAGCTGTTTTAAAGACAATAATGTTACGTCGGACAAAAG CCACACTTCTTGATGGGGAGCCTATCATTTCCTTGCCACCTAAATCTGTGGAGTTGAAAAAAGTGGAATTTTCACCGGAGGAACGAGATTTCTATTCCAGACTAGAGGCTGATTCGCGAGCACAGTTTCAG GAATATGCTGATGCTGGAACTGTGAAGCAAAACTATGTTAACATTTTGTTGATGCTTTTGCGCCTTAGACAAGCATGTGATCATCCTCTCCTTGTCAAGCGTTACAATTCTAACTCTCTCTGGAAATCCTCAGTTGAGATGGCAAAGAAGCTTCCTCAGGAAAAACGATTATGtcttttaaaatgtttagaGGCATCATTGGCCCTCTGTGGTATCTGTAAT GACCCTCCTGAAGATGCTGTTGTTTCAGTTTGTGGTCATGTTTTTTGTAACCAGTGCATTTGTGAATATCTTACTGGTGATGACAATCAGTGCCCTGCTCCAAACTGCAAAACTCGACTAAGCACGCCTTCAGTGTTTTCCAAAGTCACACTGAATAGTTCTTTTTCTGATCAGCCTTGTGATAATTTGCCTGATTACTCTGGTTGTGAAGTGGAGGAATCTGAGTTTTGTTCTCAGGCTCAGCCATATGATTCTTCAAAAATTAAGGCTGCACTTGAGGTGTTGCAGTCGTTGTCTAAACCACAATGCTTTGCTTCCCAAAACAATTCTGTGCAGAGCACTTCTGGGGAAAGTACCGATGGCCTTGGTAGCTCCTCGAGTGCTGACAGAATGAAATCCTTGAATGAAATTCCTGAGAGTCAAAATGTGCTTGAGGAGAGAAGCTCTAATAATTCAGTTGGTGTAGGGGAGAAAGCTATAGTGTTTTCTCAGTGGACAAGGATGCTAGATATACTTGAAGCATGTCTTAAGAATTCGTCGATCCAGTATAGAAGACTGGATGGAACAATGTCAGTCACTGCAAGAGATAAAGCTGTTAAAGATTTTAACACTCTCCCTGAG GTTTCAGTTATGATTATGTCTTTAAAGGCTGCTAGTCTTGGTCTGAATATGGTTGCTGCCTGCCATGTTCTTATGCTAGATCTATGGTGGAATCCTACAACTGAAGATCAGGCAATAGACCGAGCACATCGAATTGGACAAACTCGTCCTGTCACAGTTTTACGGTTAACTGTTAGAGATACAGTTGAAGACCGTATTTTAGCTCTGCAG
- the LOC114385810 gene encoding helicase-like transcription factor CHR28 isoform X1 translates to MMSNEEFDYSYLSDDDGDVADDDKLCIDLDTVMSVLDEDADPSESSPEDFSLKNISPGESGIHDNFLLQNGNSVLECEHENQGPSSQTFSSPNALAGGFRDSSMLESDEFCFTEMTGVSNCETPAYIADRRFPVPEANSSSVAVCGDNLNLPLWKCENDSQIKHIGYDAQSEHASHGSIIENIDLNFGDYETYMEDIIGLSGKQENDSCTSFEMSFVDADRSSRVATSTDSSICQGSNVPNDFSDYYPSLNCYQGMDDRPVVANSSGCLPNGVYPHVRKNEEMVRNMKVAKMELFADTSSGMHSSINGGISFQDSQFRFADSKYASSFPGNVLFEDNASVELSTCGSYISREGQSLTVKAERDELIMPYQNSVHSDDAEFNVGQEMKQLPGIFPAVGCQGNDFFKCRDKVTIVTSQKAKYYQDGIDGAANNFQANMGNLNLKPLDKSLYNAQISIASGKQYNCVMSEGEGKAIEHRSIDSQLSKGSIERSIIEDDSDVCIIEDISHPAPISRSTVLGNSLITSQSSRGGYTHSYMVGSMGPKARDEQYILRVALQDLSQPKSEVSPPDGLLAVPLLRHQRIALSWMVQKETSSLYCSGGILADDQGLGKTVSTIGLILKERPPLLNKCNNAQKSELETLNLDADDDQLPENGIVKNESNMCQVSSRNPNQNMNLLLHAKGRPSAGTLIVCPTSVLRQWAEELHNKVTCKAKLSVLVYHGSNRTKDPHELAKYDVVLTTYSIVSMEVPKQPLVDKDDEEKGTYDDHAVSSKKRKCPPSSKSGKKGLDSAMLEAVARPLAKVAWFRVVLDEAQSIKNHRTQVARACWGLRAKRRWCLSGTPIQNAIDDLYSYFRFLRYDPYAVYTSFCSTIKIPISRSPSKGYRKLQAVLKTIMLRRTKATLLDGEPIISLPPKSVELKKVEFSPEERDFYSRLEADSRAQFQEYADAGTVKQNYVNILLMLLRLRQACDHPLLVKRYNSNSLWKSSVEMAKKLPQEKRLCLLKCLEASLALCGICNVSMQDPPEDAVVSVCGHVFCNQCICEYLTGDDNQCPAPNCKTRLSTPSVFSKVTLNSSFSDQPCDNLPDYSGCEVEESEFCSQAQPYDSSKIKAALEVLQSLSKPQCFASQNNSVQSTSGESTDGLGSSSSADRMKSLNEIPESQNVLEERSSNNSVGVGEKAIVFSQWTRMLDILEACLKNSSIQYRRLDGTMSVTARDKAVKDFNTLPEVSVMIMSLKAASLGLNMVAACHVLMLDLWWNPTTEDQAIDRAHRIGQTRPVTVLRLTVRDTVEDRILALQQKKRKMVASAFGEDGTGGCQSRLTVDDLKYLFMM, encoded by the exons ATGATGTCAAACGAGGAATTCGATTACTCGTACCTATCGGACGACGACGGAGACGTCGCCGATGACGATAAGCTCTGCATCGATCTGGACACAGTTATGAGCGTTCTGGACGAGGACGCCGATCCTTCCGAG AGTAGTCCTGAGgatttttcattgaaaaatatttctcCCGGTGAATCTGGCATCCATGATAATTTTCTACTTCAAAATG GGAATTCTGTCCTTGAATGTGAACATGAAAACCAGGGACCTTCATCACAGACTTTTTCATCCCCAAATGCTCTTGCTGGTGGTTTCAGGGACTCCTCCATGCTTGAAAGTGATGAATTTTGCTTCACAGAAATGACAGGAGTTTCTAATTGTGAGACACCTGCTTACATTGCAGACAGAAGGTTCCCTGTTCCTGAGGCGAATTCAAGCAGCGTAGCTGTCTGTGGAGATAATTTGAACCTGCCTCTGTGGAAGTGTGAAAATGACAGCCAAATCAAGCATATAGGATATGATGCACAATCTGAAC ATGCTTCACATGGTTCTATCATTGAAAATATTGACTTAAATTTTGGAGATTATGAAACCTATATGGAAGACATTATTGGACTTTCTGGTAAACAGGAAAATGACTCGTGTACATCTTTTGAAATGTCGTTTGTGGATGCTGATAGATCTTCACGTGTTGCAACTTCAACTGATTCTTCTATTTGTCAAGGTTCCAATGTTCCCAATGATTTTAGTGACTATTATCCATCTTTGAATTGTTACCAAGGTATGGATGATAGACCTGTTGTTGCCAACAGTTCTGGTTGTTTGCCTAATGGTGTTTATCCTCATGTgcggaaaaatgaagaaatggtGAGGAACATGAAGGTTGCTAAAATGGAGTTATTTGCCGATACAAGTAGTGGCATGCATTCCAGCATTAATGGTGGAATATCTTTTCAAGATAGTCAATTTAGGTTTGCAGATAGTAAATATGCATCATCTTTTCCTGGTAATGTTCTATTTGAAGACAACGCGTCAGTGGAACTTTCAACTTGTGGTTCATATATTTCAAGAGAAGGCCAATCACTTACTGTCAAAGCCGAAAGAGATGAACTGATTATGCCTTACCAAAACTCTGTTCACAGTGATGATGCTGAGTTCAATGTAGGTCAAGAGATGAAACAACTACCTGGTATTTTCCCTGCTGTTGGATGTCAGGGTAATGATTTCTTTAAGTGCAGGGATAAGGTTACAATTGTAACAAGTCAGAAAGCCAAATATTATCAAGATGGTATTGATGGAGCTGCCAATAACTTTCAAGCAAACatgggaaatttgaatttaaaaccaTTAGACAAATCTTTGTATAATGCCCAGATATCTATTGCCAGTGGGAAGCAGTATAATTGTGTTATGAGTGAAGGAGAGGGCAAAGCAATTGAACATAGAAGTATTGATTCTCAGCtttcaaaaggaagcattgagaGATCCATTATTGAGGATGATTCTGATGTTTGCATTATTGAAGACATCAGTCACCCTGCACCTATAAGTCGATCAACAGTGCTTGGGAATTCCCTTATTACATCACAATCTTCTAGAGGTGGTTATACACATTCTTATATGGTGGGAAGTATGGGGCCCAAGGCGCGTGACGAGCAGTACATATTACGAGTTGCATTGCAG GATCTATCCCAACCGAAGTCAGAGGTTAGTCCACCAGATGGTCTGCTGGCAGTTCCTCTTTTACGACATCAG AGAATTGCTTTATCATGGATGGTTCAGAAGGAAACATCAAGTTTATACTGTTCTGGGGGAATTCTTGCAGATGATCAG GGTCTTGGGAAAACAGTGTCGACCATTGGTTTAATATTAAAGGAAAGACCTCCATTGCTGAATAAGTGCAACAATGCCCAAAAAAGTGAATTAGAAACTTTGAATCTGGATGCAGATGATGATCAGCTTCCTGAGAATGGCATAGTGAAGAACGAATCTAATATGTGTCAGGTGTCTAGTAGAAATCCAAACCAGAACATGAATTTGTTATTGCATGCGAAGGGAAGGCCATCTGCAGGAACCCTTATTGTTTGTCCAACTAGTGTCCTGCGGCAATGGGCTGAGGAGTTGCACAATAAGGTAACCTGCAAAGCAAAACTCTCTGTCCTAGTATATCATGGAAGCAATCGAACCAAAGATCCTCATGAGCTTGCCAAGTATGATGTTGTTCTGACGACTTATTCAATTGTCAGCATGGAGGTTCCTAAGCAGCCTCTAgttgacaaagatgatgaagaAAAAGGAACTTATGATGATCATGCAGTATCAAGTAAGAAAAGGAAATGCCCTCCTAGTTCTAAAAGTGGAAAGAAGGGATTGGACAGTGCGATGCTTGAGGCTGTTGCTCGTCCTCTTGCAAAAGTGGCTTGGTTTAGAGTTGTCCTGGATGAGGCCCAGAGTATAAAGAATCACAGAACTCAAGTTGCAAGGGCCTGTTGGGGTCTTCGAGCCAAGCGTAGATGGTGCTTGTCAGGGACTCCTATCCAGAATGCAATTGATGATCTCTACAGTTACTTTAGATTTTTAAGATACGATCCTTATGCTGTGTACACATCATTCTGTTCCACAATTAAGATCCCTATCAGCAGAAGTCCATCAAAAGGATACAGAAAGCTACAAGCTGTTTTAAAGACAATAATGTTACGTCGGACAAAAG CCACACTTCTTGATGGGGAGCCTATCATTTCCTTGCCACCTAAATCTGTGGAGTTGAAAAAAGTGGAATTTTCACCGGAGGAACGAGATTTCTATTCCAGACTAGAGGCTGATTCGCGAGCACAGTTTCAG GAATATGCTGATGCTGGAACTGTGAAGCAAAACTATGTTAACATTTTGTTGATGCTTTTGCGCCTTAGACAAGCATGTGATCATCCTCTCCTTGTCAAGCGTTACAATTCTAACTCTCTCTGGAAATCCTCAGTTGAGATGGCAAAGAAGCTTCCTCAGGAAAAACGATTATGtcttttaaaatgtttagaGGCATCATTGGCCCTCTGTGGTATCTGTAAT GTTTCTATGCAGGACCCTCCTGAAGATGCTGTTGTTTCAGTTTGTGGTCATGTTTTTTGTAACCAGTGCATTTGTGAATATCTTACTGGTGATGACAATCAGTGCCCTGCTCCAAACTGCAAAACTCGACTAAGCACGCCTTCAGTGTTTTCCAAAGTCACACTGAATAGTTCTTTTTCTGATCAGCCTTGTGATAATTTGCCTGATTACTCTGGTTGTGAAGTGGAGGAATCTGAGTTTTGTTCTCAGGCTCAGCCATATGATTCTTCAAAAATTAAGGCTGCACTTGAGGTGTTGCAGTCGTTGTCTAAACCACAATGCTTTGCTTCCCAAAACAATTCTGTGCAGAGCACTTCTGGGGAAAGTACCGATGGCCTTGGTAGCTCCTCGAGTGCTGACAGAATGAAATCCTTGAATGAAATTCCTGAGAGTCAAAATGTGCTTGAGGAGAGAAGCTCTAATAATTCAGTTGGTGTAGGGGAGAAAGCTATAGTGTTTTCTCAGTGGACAAGGATGCTAGATATACTTGAAGCATGTCTTAAGAATTCGTCGATCCAGTATAGAAGACTGGATGGAACAATGTCAGTCACTGCAAGAGATAAAGCTGTTAAAGATTTTAACACTCTCCCTGAG GTTTCAGTTATGATTATGTCTTTAAAGGCTGCTAGTCTTGGTCTGAATATGGTTGCTGCCTGCCATGTTCTTATGCTAGATCTATGGTGGAATCCTACAACTGAAGATCAGGCAATAGACCGAGCACATCGAATTGGACAAACTCGTCCTGTCACAGTTTTACGGTTAACTGTTAGAGATACAGTTGAAGACCGTATTTTAGCTCTGCAG